A genomic region of Alistipes megaguti contains the following coding sequences:
- the ftsA gene encoding cell division protein FtsA has translation MERKNYTVAIDLGCSSVKVAVGERTPEGLLDVACVVTKPVKEGVHAGLIENIELVSQAIRSAVSEVEEQFGIRITEAYAGISGEFVRCARHTDHVFVYDPQNGVNQKDVDALFDRMRNVQAPDDETIMERVPQNYVVDDSQEVHNPVGSFGKKLGSTFNFILCQKTPIQRLDMALKRLGIRMLGVVSDAMATPEAVLLPDEKEEGAAVVNVGAGVTDVTVYYRNVIRYIASIPMGASAINSDIRTMSVPEKLVESLKLKYGSAVAELAPEDKLVRVNGRTPREAKDILLRNLATVIEARATDIVEFVQQEIKDSGFADKLVYGIVLTGGSAKLKHLDELFRRITGMDVRVALPEEGITGTSKAKVADPALSTVVGILLHGAELGGCMVIENPVAPAATTQSAASTAAAPGMNIPNPVRPSGMRQPYTPTPPAPESFRHVSPRQPQPTPAAVAPEPAESEPVAPAEEPQEEKHQPETRRKRDWRSIFQNTFDKINKSFSAAEDEEI, from the coding sequence GTGGAAAGAAAAAATTATACCGTAGCGATCGATCTGGGGTGCTCGTCGGTGAAGGTAGCCGTCGGGGAGCGGACTCCGGAGGGCTTGCTCGATGTGGCGTGTGTCGTTACGAAGCCCGTGAAGGAGGGCGTTCATGCGGGCCTGATCGAGAACATCGAACTGGTGAGTCAGGCTATCCGGTCGGCGGTTTCGGAGGTCGAAGAGCAGTTCGGCATCCGCATCACGGAGGCTTATGCGGGGATCTCCGGTGAGTTCGTGCGCTGTGCCCGCCACACGGACCACGTCTTTGTCTACGATCCTCAGAACGGCGTCAACCAGAAGGATGTCGACGCCCTGTTTGACCGGATGCGCAACGTCCAGGCGCCCGATGACGAGACGATCATGGAGCGTGTCCCCCAGAACTACGTGGTCGACGACAGCCAGGAGGTGCATAACCCCGTGGGGTCGTTCGGCAAGAAACTCGGCTCGACATTCAACTTCATTCTCTGCCAGAAGACGCCGATACAGCGTCTCGACATGGCTCTGAAACGTCTCGGCATCCGGATGCTGGGGGTGGTCTCCGATGCGATGGCCACGCCCGAGGCCGTGCTGCTCCCCGATGAGAAGGAGGAGGGGGCTGCGGTGGTCAACGTCGGCGCCGGTGTGACCGACGTGACGGTCTACTACCGCAACGTGATCCGCTACATAGCCTCGATCCCGATGGGCGCCTCGGCCATCAACAGCGACATCCGCACGATGAGCGTGCCCGAGAAGCTGGTCGAAAGCCTCAAACTCAAATATGGTTCGGCAGTGGCCGAACTGGCCCCCGAGGACAAACTCGTCCGCGTCAACGGACGTACGCCCCGCGAGGCAAAGGACATCCTGTTGCGGAACCTGGCCACGGTGATCGAGGCCCGGGCCACGGATATCGTGGAGTTCGTGCAGCAGGAGATCAAGGATTCGGGTTTTGCCGACAAACTGGTCTACGGCATTGTGCTGACGGGCGGCTCGGCCAAACTCAAACATCTCGACGAGCTCTTTCGCCGCATAACGGGCATGGATGTCCGTGTTGCGCTCCCCGAAGAGGGGATCACCGGGACGTCGAAGGCCAAGGTGGCCGATCCGGCTCTTTCGACGGTGGTCGGCATCCTGCTTCACGGCGCTGAGTTGGGCGGTTGTATGGTCATCGAGAATCCGGTGGCCCCGGCCGCCACGACGCAGAGCGCTGCTTCGACAGCAGCTGCTCCGGGGATGAATATTCCCAATCCGGTGCGGCCTTCAGGCATGCGTCAGCCCTATACGCCGACGCCTCCGGCCCCGGAGAGCTTCCGCCACGTGTCGCCGCGCCAGCCACAGCCGACTCCTGCGGCCGTTGCTCCCGAACCGGCCGAATCGGAGCCGGTAGCTCCCGCCGAGGAGCCGCAGGAGGAGAAGCATCAGCCCGAAACCCGCCGCAAACGTGACTGGCGCTCGATCTTCCAGAATACCTTCGACAAGATCAACAAGAGCTTCTCGGCCGCCGAGGACGAGGAAATCTGA
- the ftsZ gene encoding cell division protein FtsZ produces MTDELMSEIKVPRTDGSIIMVVGVGGAGGNAVNHMWNLGIRGVTFMVCNTDQQALDKSPVEKKIRLGSEGLGAGNDPENGRRAAVETLPEIRQALEEAGTKMLFITAGMGGGTGTGASPVIAKLAKEMGLLTVAIVTSPLAVEGKIRYEQAFRGIDELRGTTDSLLIINNENILEIYGRLSLKQAFGKADDILASAAKGIAEIITVESDLVNVDFADVSKVMRDSGRAHMAVATAEGDNRAEAVAEASLRSPLLDHNLISGAKNILLNISVSNADSLMYEEVVKILEYIQSHASVQDEQGVIHNANIIWGTSEKPQLGNAIELVVVATGFDGDEEAHGMKPIIPAQRTAEQTTPKPEQASVPPVLEPIKPAAPKPAVRQPEQVMLGAKSSRYGDIDALLAKPAYQTRNSKFIVQMPGGRKEVIKEETPAKNTQREEPKGGSLFD; encoded by the coding sequence ATGACAGACGAATTGATGTCGGAAATCAAGGTTCCGCGTACCGATGGATCGATTATCATGGTGGTCGGCGTGGGCGGAGCCGGAGGCAATGCCGTGAATCACATGTGGAACCTCGGAATCCGGGGCGTCACCTTCATGGTGTGCAATACCGACCAGCAGGCGCTGGACAAGAGCCCCGTGGAGAAGAAGATCCGCCTGGGGTCCGAGGGCCTTGGAGCGGGCAACGATCCCGAAAACGGACGCCGTGCGGCCGTCGAGACACTCCCCGAGATCCGGCAGGCACTTGAGGAGGCCGGCACCAAGATGCTCTTCATCACGGCCGGCATGGGCGGCGGAACCGGTACGGGTGCCTCGCCCGTGATTGCGAAACTTGCCAAGGAGATGGGGCTTCTGACGGTGGCCATCGTCACCTCGCCGCTGGCTGTCGAGGGTAAGATCCGTTACGAACAGGCCTTCCGCGGTATCGACGAACTGCGCGGTACGACCGATTCGCTGCTGATTATCAACAACGAAAATATTCTGGAGATCTACGGACGCCTCTCGCTCAAGCAGGCTTTCGGAAAGGCCGATGACATTCTGGCTTCGGCGGCCAAGGGCATTGCCGAGATCATCACCGTGGAGAGCGATCTGGTGAATGTCGACTTTGCCGATGTCTCGAAGGTGATGCGCGACAGCGGCCGGGCCCACATGGCCGTTGCCACGGCCGAGGGCGACAATCGTGCCGAGGCGGTTGCCGAGGCTTCACTGCGCTCGCCGCTGCTGGACCACAATCTGATCTCCGGAGCCAAGAATATCCTGCTGAACATCTCGGTGTCGAATGCCGACAGCCTGATGTACGAGGAGGTGGTCAAGATTCTGGAGTACATCCAGTCGCATGCCAGCGTGCAGGACGAACAGGGGGTCATCCACAATGCCAACATCATCTGGGGTACGAGCGAGAAGCCGCAGCTGGGCAATGCCATTGAGCTGGTGGTGGTCGCCACGGGATTCGACGGCGACGAGGAGGCCCATGGCATGAAGCCCATTATCCCGGCGCAGCGTACGGCAGAACAGACGACGCCGAAGCCCGAGCAGGCCTCCGTACCTCCGGTGCTGGAGCCGATCAAGCCGGCGGCGCCTAAACCGGCTGTTCGTCAGCCCGAGCAGGTGATGCTGGGTGCGAAATCCTCCCGTTATGGAGATATCGATGCGTTGCTGGCCAAACCGGCCTACCAGACGCGCAATTCGAAGTTCATCGTCCAGATGCCCGGCGGGCGCAAGGAGGTGATCAAGGAGGAGACCCCCGCAAAAAATACGCAGCGTGAAGAGCCGAAGGGTGGATCGCTGTTTGATTAA
- the murC gene encoding UDP-N-acetylmuramate--L-alanine ligase, translating to MERKSVYFLGIGGIGMSALARYFLHEGCRVGGYDRTRTRLTDQLEAEGAAVHYEDDVRLIPAEFLDPARTIVVYTPAVPHDHSEYTYFREHGFRIEKRSQMLGHLSEGKYVMAVAGTHGKTTTSTLIAWLNRALTGGGSAFLGGVSKNFDGNLVLGDGKRLAVEADEFDRSFLHLYPDVAVVTSADPDHLDIYGTHEALKVAFVQFIRQIRPDGYLIIKQGLDLTIDNSEITVYRYAYDTPCDFYARNVELIGGGHYRYDIVTPSGAIEGCTLGVPGWVNIENSVGAVAAVWCAAHFVGQELDADRIREALATFSGVKRRFEFYVNTPKQVYMDDYAHHPRELAATLTSVRKMFPGRRITALFQPHLYTRTRDLYVEFAEALSHADEVVLLPIYPAREEPIEGITSEIIAQRVTVPCRIVDREHLAETVAAMDTDVVISFGAGNIDTCCEALAEVLKRKS from the coding sequence ATGGAACGCAAGAGTGTCTATTTTCTCGGAATCGGGGGCATCGGAATGAGTGCCCTGGCGCGTTATTTTCTGCACGAAGGGTGCCGGGTGGGCGGTTACGACCGCACGCGGACCCGTCTGACCGATCAGCTGGAGGCCGAAGGGGCCGCCGTCCACTACGAGGATGACGTGCGGCTGATCCCGGCGGAGTTCCTCGACCCGGCCCGCACGATTGTGGTCTACACGCCGGCCGTGCCGCACGACCACAGCGAATACACCTACTTCCGCGAACACGGCTTCCGTATCGAGAAGCGTTCGCAGATGCTGGGACATCTCTCCGAGGGGAAATACGTGATGGCGGTGGCCGGCACGCACGGCAAAACGACCACCTCGACCCTCATCGCATGGTTGAACCGTGCGCTGACGGGCGGCGGCTCGGCCTTTCTGGGCGGCGTCTCGAAGAATTTCGACGGCAATCTGGTGCTGGGCGACGGCAAACGGCTGGCCGTCGAGGCCGATGAATTCGACCGTTCGTTCCTGCACCTGTACCCCGACGTGGCGGTGGTCACCTCGGCCGACCCGGACCACCTGGACATCTACGGCACGCACGAGGCTCTGAAGGTGGCCTTCGTGCAGTTCATCCGCCAGATCCGCCCCGACGGCTACCTCATCATCAAGCAGGGGCTTGATCTGACGATCGACAATTCGGAGATCACCGTCTATCGCTACGCCTATGATACGCCGTGCGACTTCTACGCCCGCAACGTCGAGCTGATCGGCGGCGGACACTATCGCTACGACATCGTCACGCCGTCGGGGGCGATCGAGGGGTGTACGCTCGGCGTCCCGGGGTGGGTCAACATCGAAAACTCGGTGGGTGCCGTGGCGGCCGTCTGGTGTGCGGCCCATTTCGTGGGTCAGGAGCTGGACGCCGATCGGATTCGTGAGGCGCTGGCCACCTTCTCGGGGGTGAAGCGCCGCTTCGAGTTCTATGTCAATACGCCGAAGCAGGTCTACATGGACGACTATGCGCACCATCCGCGCGAACTGGCCGCCACGCTGACGTCGGTGCGGAAGATGTTCCCCGGACGGCGCATCACGGCACTGTTCCAGCCTCACCTCTATACCCGCACGCGGGACCTCTACGTGGAGTTTGCCGAGGCGCTGTCGCATGCCGACGAGGTGGTGCTGCTGCCGATCTACCCGGCCCGCGAGGAGCCCATCGAGGGGATCACGTCGGAGATCATCGCCCAACGGGTGACGGTCCCGTGCCGCATCGTCGACCGCGAACATCTGGCCGAGACGGTCGCCGCGATGGATACCGACGTGGTGATCAGCTTCGGAGCCGGGAATATCGACACCTGCTGCGAGGCGCTGGCCGAGGTGCTCAAACGGAAATCCTGA
- the topA gene encoding type I DNA topoisomerase translates to MQENLVIVESPAKAKTIEKFLGKDFVVKSSFGHIRDLAKKDLGINIEEGFKPIYEIPADKKKVVDELNKLAKKKTVWLASDEDREGEAIAWHLTEVLGLPVDQTKRIVFHEITKRAILEAIEKPRTVNMNLVNAQQARRILDRLVGFELSPVLWKKVRPSLSAGRVQSVAVRLIVEREREIIAFHSTPYFRVVAQFHAAENPDKTLFRAELPTRFETAEEAESFLRSCIGATFTVAKSEEKPAQRYPAPPFTTSTLQQEAGRKLGMSVSRTMAVAQRLYEQGLITYMRTDSVNLSQQALAQCKEEVIKLYGEKYSRWYNYKTKTKGAQEAHEAIRPSYIDRQSIEGTAEEKRLYDLIWKRTVASQMVCAELDRTTITINMSGSQHQFVAQGEVIRFDGFLRLYSESTDDDQAAESGEGRLPKLATGDRLEAAQITATERFTSAPARYNEASLVKRLEELGIGRPSTYAPTITTIINRGYVVKQNRDGQKRSYTQLTLKEGKIAGEPLTENYGKEKNRLSPTDIGMVVNDYLEEQFGPIIDYNFTANVEKEFDRIAEGDITWEKMIGDFYGPFHKMVDAAITSQNTKPREVRILGTDPKTGHTVKARIGRYGPMVEIEGAEGEKSRFASLKKGQLIESITLDEALELFALPREVGELDGEKLTIGIGKYGPYVRYGSSFASLPKGDDPYTLTHERAVEIVREHQAAAAAAHTPLRSFEEDPDMLVKNGRYGAYIAYKGKNYRIPKGTKPEELTLEECLKIVAASKK, encoded by the coding sequence ATGCAGGAGAATCTAGTAATCGTCGAGTCCCCGGCCAAAGCCAAGACCATCGAGAAGTTCCTCGGGAAGGACTTCGTCGTCAAATCGAGCTTCGGACACATCCGCGATCTGGCGAAAAAGGACCTCGGCATCAATATCGAAGAGGGCTTCAAACCCATCTACGAAATCCCGGCCGACAAGAAAAAGGTTGTCGACGAACTCAACAAACTGGCCAAAAAGAAGACCGTCTGGCTCGCCTCCGATGAAGACCGCGAAGGAGAAGCCATCGCATGGCACCTCACCGAAGTGTTGGGGCTCCCCGTCGACCAGACCAAACGCATCGTCTTCCACGAAATTACCAAACGCGCCATCCTCGAGGCCATCGAGAAACCGCGTACGGTCAACATGAACCTGGTCAACGCCCAACAGGCCCGCCGCATCCTCGACCGCCTGGTGGGTTTCGAACTCTCGCCCGTGCTGTGGAAAAAGGTGCGGCCGTCGCTCTCGGCCGGACGCGTGCAGTCGGTGGCCGTACGGCTGATCGTCGAGCGCGAACGCGAGATCATCGCCTTCCATTCGACCCCCTATTTCCGGGTCGTGGCACAGTTCCACGCCGCAGAGAATCCCGACAAGACCCTCTTCAGGGCTGAACTCCCGACCCGCTTCGAGACGGCCGAGGAGGCCGAATCGTTCCTGCGGTCGTGCATCGGCGCCACGTTCACCGTCGCCAAGTCGGAGGAGAAACCCGCCCAGCGCTACCCCGCCCCGCCGTTCACCACCTCGACGCTGCAGCAGGAGGCCGGCCGCAAACTGGGCATGTCGGTCTCGCGGACAATGGCTGTCGCACAGCGGCTCTACGAACAGGGATTGATCACCTACATGCGTACCGACTCGGTGAACCTCTCGCAGCAGGCGTTGGCCCAGTGCAAGGAGGAGGTCATCAAACTCTACGGCGAGAAATACTCGCGCTGGTATAACTACAAGACCAAGACCAAAGGGGCCCAGGAGGCACACGAGGCCATCCGTCCGTCGTACATCGACCGCCAGTCGATCGAGGGCACGGCCGAGGAGAAGCGGCTCTACGACCTGATCTGGAAGCGCACGGTCGCCTCGCAGATGGTCTGCGCCGAGCTGGACCGCACGACGATCACCATCAACATGTCGGGATCGCAGCACCAGTTCGTGGCCCAGGGCGAAGTGATCCGTTTCGACGGTTTCCTGCGCCTCTACTCCGAGTCGACGGATGACGACCAGGCGGCCGAAAGCGGCGAAGGACGTCTGCCGAAACTCGCCACGGGCGACCGCCTCGAGGCCGCACAGATCACCGCGACGGAGCGCTTTACGTCGGCTCCGGCCCGCTACAACGAGGCCTCGCTGGTCAAACGCCTCGAGGAGCTCGGCATCGGGCGCCCGTCGACCTACGCCCCGACCATCACGACGATCATCAACCGCGGCTACGTCGTCAAGCAGAACCGCGACGGACAGAAACGCAGCTACACGCAGCTGACGCTCAAGGAGGGCAAGATCGCCGGCGAACCCCTCACGGAGAACTACGGCAAGGAGAAGAACCGCCTCTCGCCCACGGATATCGGCATGGTGGTCAACGACTACCTCGAGGAGCAGTTCGGACCGATCATCGACTACAACTTCACGGCCAACGTCGAGAAGGAGTTCGACCGCATCGCCGAAGGAGACATCACCTGGGAGAAGATGATCGGCGACTTCTACGGACCGTTCCACAAGATGGTCGACGCGGCCATCACCTCGCAGAACACCAAACCCCGCGAGGTCCGCATCCTGGGCACCGATCCCAAAACGGGCCACACGGTCAAGGCCCGCATCGGCCGCTACGGCCCGATGGTCGAGATCGAAGGGGCCGAGGGCGAGAAGAGCCGCTTCGCTTCGCTCAAGAAGGGGCAGCTCATCGAGTCGATCACCCTGGACGAGGCGCTGGAGCTCTTCGCCCTGCCGCGCGAGGTCGGCGAACTCGACGGCGAAAAACTGACGATCGGAATCGGCAAATACGGACCCTACGTCCGCTACGGCAGCTCGTTCGCCTCGCTGCCCAAGGGCGACGACCCCTACACGCTGACCCACGAACGGGCCGTGGAGATCGTCCGCGAACATCAGGCTGCCGCAGCTGCCGCCCACACGCCGCTGCGCAGTTTCGAGGAGGATCCCGACATGCTCGTCAAGAACGGCCGCTACGGCGCCTACATCGCCTACAAAGGCAAAAACTACCGCATCCCCAAAGGGACGAAACCCGAGGAGCTGACCCTCGAGGAGTGCCTGAAGATCGTTGCGGCCTCGAAAAAATAG
- a CDS encoding 4'-phosphopantetheinyl transferase superfamily protein, which produces MIPRLIIERPMTPDETAAWTTPGEQVRAATFRNERRRSEYLTWRTLVRRELGRDVRIAYNDLGAPILPDGEAFVSVSHCDGRVAVCLSQHPCAIDIEPSGRDFSRVADRYMTSAERCLSTDPLWPGYVWCAKETLYKLAGRSGLDFREDLHIEAADLAGGRLVGRIGSGMPVTLSSACSDGFLVVSFC; this is translated from the coding sequence ATGATACCCCGTCTGATCATCGAACGGCCGATGACACCCGACGAAACGGCCGCATGGACCACTCCCGGGGAGCAGGTCCGTGCTGCCACGTTCCGCAACGAACGCCGCCGCAGCGAATACCTCACCTGGCGGACCCTGGTAAGACGCGAGCTGGGACGGGATGTCCGGATTGCGTATAACGACCTGGGAGCCCCGATTCTTCCCGACGGGGAGGCCTTCGTTTCGGTCTCGCACTGCGACGGACGGGTGGCTGTCTGCCTCTCCCAACATCCTTGTGCCATTGATATCGAACCGTCCGGCCGGGATTTCTCCCGTGTGGCCGACCGTTATATGACGTCGGCCGAGCGCTGTCTGTCAACGGATCCGTTGTGGCCGGGCTATGTATGGTGTGCCAAGGAGACTCTCTACAAACTGGCCGGTCGGAGCGGGCTCGATTTCCGCGAGGATCTCCATATCGAAGCGGCCGATCTGGCCGGTGGCCGGCTGGTCGGGCGTATTGGTTCCGGTATGCCGGTGACGCTCTCCTCGGCCTGTTCCGACGGTTTTCTGGTGGTCTCTTTTTGTTGA
- a CDS encoding aminopeptidase C, whose protein sequence is MKNLLTTALALCLALGAAAQTPDSTQGYRFTEGKILRTTPVKDQSRSGTCWCYSTMTMLESEILRAGGPEMHLSEMWIVRHSFMDKGEKYVRLHGKLNFAEGGASHDVTEGIKRHGIVPFEVYPGLNYGTEKPDFHEISAVLKAYLDAVIEASGEKKPLSTAWKRGFNAILDEYFGPLPERFTYQGKEYTPQTFAESLPIRMDDYVDLSSFTHHPFYEPFMIEVPDNWMWASVWNLPLDEMMQTIDHALENGYTVAWGTDVSEKGFSRTKGIGIIPEASLEGMSGTEAEKWGKLTDREKEAALYSFDKPGKERTIDQQMRQEAFDNYETTDDHGMVIVGTATDQIGNRYYKVQNSWNVVPPYDGFWYFSRPFVAYKTTSIMVNRNAVPKEIRKKLGW, encoded by the coding sequence ATGAAAAACCTGCTTACGACGGCTCTCGCACTCTGCCTCGCACTCGGAGCCGCAGCCCAGACACCCGATTCGACCCAAGGGTACCGCTTCACCGAAGGCAAGATCCTCCGCACGACGCCGGTCAAGGACCAGAGCCGCAGCGGCACCTGCTGGTGCTATTCGACGATGACGATGCTCGAGAGCGAGATCCTCCGCGCCGGAGGTCCCGAGATGCACCTCTCGGAGATGTGGATCGTCCGCCACTCATTCATGGACAAGGGCGAGAAATACGTCCGCCTGCACGGGAAGCTCAACTTCGCCGAAGGCGGCGCCTCGCACGATGTGACCGAGGGAATCAAACGCCACGGAATCGTCCCCTTCGAGGTCTATCCCGGATTGAACTACGGTACGGAGAAGCCCGACTTCCATGAGATTTCGGCCGTACTGAAGGCTTATCTCGATGCCGTCATCGAGGCTTCAGGCGAGAAGAAGCCCCTCTCCACGGCCTGGAAACGCGGTTTCAACGCCATTCTCGACGAATACTTCGGTCCCCTGCCCGAGCGTTTCACCTACCAGGGCAAGGAGTATACCCCGCAGACGTTTGCCGAATCGCTTCCGATCCGCATGGACGACTATGTCGATCTCTCCTCCTTCACGCACCACCCCTTCTACGAGCCCTTCATGATCGAGGTGCCCGACAACTGGATGTGGGCTTCGGTCTGGAACCTGCCGCTCGACGAGATGATGCAGACCATCGACCATGCCCTCGAAAACGGCTATACGGTAGCCTGGGGCACGGACGTCAGCGAAAAGGGATTCAGCCGTACGAAGGGCATCGGCATCATCCCCGAGGCCAGTCTCGAAGGGATGAGCGGCACGGAGGCCGAGAAATGGGGCAAACTCACAGACCGTGAGAAGGAGGCTGCCCTCTATAGCTTCGACAAACCCGGCAAGGAGCGCACGATCGACCAGCAGATGCGCCAGGAGGCCTTCGACAACTACGAAACCACGGACGACCACGGCATGGTGATCGTCGGCACGGCCACGGATCAGATCGGGAACCGATACTACAAGGTTCAGAATTCGTGGAACGTCGTACCGCCCTACGACGGTTTCTGGTACTTCTCGCGTCCGTTCGTCGCCTACAAGACCACCTCGATCATGGTCAACCGCAACGCCGTTCCCAAGGAGATCCGCAAGAAACTCGGCTGGTAA
- the gldE gene encoding gliding motility-associated protein GldE: protein MEEAAYSWIAFHGFTPHVVVLCAVTLFLLSISALVSGSETSFFSLSHNDIRQFQKSRSPRAAAVLRMLSDVDLLLATILVVNNLVNICIVILTAGIIDSLFTFLRFEFLFKTVLVTFLLLLFGEILPKVLAQTMPVRFALMVARPLSVLRWIFYPLSYLLVHASSRISEKAAHKSEISLDELADAVDMTQSSSPEEHEMLSGIVNFVNTEVQEIMKPRVDMTALDITDDYEHVKHTIIESGFSRIPVYEEDMDNIRGTLYVKDLLPYINNGKDFAWQQLMRKPYFVPEHKKINDLLADFQTNKVHMAIVVDEYGSTLGLVSLEDIIEEIVGEISDESDNEETFYTRLDAKTYLFEGKTHLGDFERILELDEDTFADVKGEADTLAGLMLELNRDFPRKGDTFLSHGIRFTVQEMEGHRIDKIRVDLP from the coding sequence TTGGAAGAAGCCGCTTATTCCTGGATCGCCTTTCACGGGTTTACGCCTCATGTCGTCGTACTGTGTGCGGTGACACTCTTCTTGTTGAGTATTTCGGCGCTGGTATCCGGCTCCGAAACCTCGTTCTTCTCGCTTTCGCACAACGATATCCGCCAGTTTCAGAAGAGTCGCAGCCCCCGGGCCGCGGCTGTCCTGCGCATGCTCTCGGATGTCGATCTGCTGCTGGCCACGATTCTGGTGGTCAACAACCTGGTCAATATCTGCATTGTCATCCTCACGGCAGGGATCATCGATTCGCTGTTCACCTTCCTGCGTTTCGAATTCCTCTTCAAGACGGTGCTGGTCACCTTCCTGCTGCTGTTGTTCGGCGAGATTCTTCCGAAGGTGCTGGCGCAGACCATGCCCGTGCGTTTCGCCCTCATGGTGGCCCGTCCGCTGTCGGTCCTGCGGTGGATCTTCTACCCGCTCTCCTACCTGCTGGTCCATGCCAGCAGCCGCATCAGCGAGAAGGCCGCCCACAAGAGCGAGATTTCGCTCGACGAGCTGGCCGACGCCGTGGACATGACCCAGAGCTCGAGCCCCGAGGAGCACGAGATGCTCTCGGGCATCGTCAACTTTGTCAACACCGAGGTGCAGGAGATCATGAAGCCGCGCGTCGACATGACGGCTCTCGACATCACGGACGACTACGAACATGTGAAGCATACGATCATCGAGTCGGGCTTCTCGCGCATTCCGGTCTACGAGGAGGATATGGACAACATCCGCGGAACCCTCTACGTGAAGGATCTGCTCCCCTATATCAACAACGGGAAGGATTTTGCCTGGCAGCAGCTGATGCGCAAACCCTACTTTGTCCCCGAGCATAAGAAGATCAACGATCTGCTGGCCGATTTCCAGACGAACAAGGTGCACATGGCCATTGTGGTTGACGAGTACGGTTCGACGCTGGGGCTGGTTTCGCTTGAAGACATCATCGAGGAGATCGTCGGGGAGATTTCGGACGAAAGCGACAACGAAGAGACCTTCTATACGCGTCTCGATGCCAAGACCTACCTCTTCGAGGGCAAGACCCATCTGGGCGACTTCGAGCGGATCCTCGAACTCGACGAGGATACCTTCGCCGACGTGAAGGGCGAGGCCGATACCCTGGCCGGTCTGATGCTCGAACTCAATCGGGACTTCCCGCGCAAGGGGGATACCTTCCTCTCACATGGTATCCGCTTCACGGTTCAGGAGATGGAGGGGCATCGGATCGACAAAATCCGCGTCGATCTTCCATGA